In the genome of Candoia aspera isolate rCanAsp1 chromosome 1, rCanAsp1.hap2, whole genome shotgun sequence, one region contains:
- the RPS13 gene encoding small ribosomal subunit protein uS15, protein MGRMHAPGKGLSQSALPYRRSVPTWLKLTSDDVKEQIYKLAKKGLTPSQIGVILRDSHGVAQVRFVTGNKILRILKSKGLAPDLPEDLYHLIKKAVAVRKHLERNRKDKDAKFRLILIESRIHRLARYYKTKRVLPPNWKYESSTASALVA, encoded by the exons ATGGGTCGTATGCACGCTCCCGG AAAGGGTTTGTCTCAGTCGGCCTTGCCTTACAGGAGAAGTGTGCCTACC TGGCTGAAACTTACTTCTGATGATGTCAAAGAGCAGATCTACAAGTTGGCAAAGAAGGGCCTGACACCCTCACAAATTG gTGTAATACTGAGGGACTCGCATGGTGTTGCCCAAGTTCGTTTTGTGACTGGTAATAAAATTCTGAGAATTCTTAAATCCAAGGGACTTGCCCCTGATCTCCCAGAAGATCTTTACCACTTAATCAAGAAAGCAGTTGCTGTCCGCAAGCATCTTGAGAGGAACCGCAAG GATAAAGACGCCAAGTTCCGACTCATTTTGATTGAGAGCCGAATTCATCGGCTGGCTCGTTACTACAAGACTAAGAGAGTACTCCCACCTAATTGGAAGTA cGAATCATCCACGGCTTCTGCTCTGGTCGCATAA